The Sorangiineae bacterium MSr11367 genome window below encodes:
- a CDS encoding FAD-dependent monooxygenase, producing MTHIAIIGAGLGGLTLARVLHVHGIAATVYEADASADARTQGGMLDIHDYNGQLALKAAGLFDEFRRIIHEGGEATRVLDPHGKLLLDQPDDGGGRRPEVHRGELRRILIDALPHGTIQWGRKVTAVHPLGDGRHALTFADGSTVIASLVVGADGAWSRIRPRLSEVKPAYVGTSFIETYLFDADVRHPASAKIVGGGAMLAIAHGKGIVAHREAHGVLHTYVGLTKPQAWIASIDVANAEAAKACVAAEFDGWAPELTALITEGETAPVVRTIHALPIGHRWNRVPGTTLLGDAAHLMPPDGKGANLAMHDGAELGKAIAAHRGNVESALAQYEESMFTRSSKAAAEAAITHALCFDDANAPHGLIAFLSGA from the coding sequence TTGACACACATCGCGATCATTGGTGCCGGACTCGGCGGGCTGACCCTCGCCCGCGTCCTGCACGTCCACGGCATTGCCGCCACCGTCTACGAAGCCGACGCATCGGCGGATGCGCGCACGCAGGGCGGCATGCTCGACATCCATGACTACAACGGACAGCTCGCGCTGAAGGCGGCCGGGCTGTTCGACGAGTTCCGCCGAATCATCCACGAAGGTGGCGAGGCTACGCGGGTGCTCGACCCGCACGGCAAGCTCCTTCTCGACCAGCCCGACGACGGCGGCGGCCGTCGGCCCGAGGTGCATCGCGGCGAACTGCGGCGCATCCTGATCGACGCGCTGCCCCACGGCACCATCCAGTGGGGGCGCAAGGTCACGGCCGTTCACCCGCTCGGCGACGGGCGGCACGCGCTGACGTTCGCAGACGGGTCGACCGTGATCGCGAGCCTCGTGGTCGGTGCGGACGGTGCCTGGTCGCGGATCCGTCCGCGGCTGTCCGAGGTGAAGCCCGCGTACGTCGGAACTTCGTTCATCGAGACGTACCTGTTCGATGCCGACGTGCGCCACCCGGCCAGCGCAAAGATCGTCGGAGGCGGGGCCATGCTCGCCATCGCACACGGCAAGGGCATCGTCGCCCACCGCGAGGCCCACGGCGTCTTGCACACCTACGTCGGGCTCACCAAGCCGCAGGCGTGGATCGCGAGCATCGACGTCGCCAACGCGGAGGCGGCGAAAGCTTGCGTCGCGGCGGAGTTCGACGGCTGGGCGCCCGAGCTCACCGCCCTGATCACCGAGGGTGAGACGGCGCCTGTCGTCCGAACGATCCATGCGCTTCCGATCGGACATCGGTGGAACCGTGTGCCCGGCACCACGCTTCTCGGCGACGCCGCGCATCTTATGCCACCCGACGGAAAGGGCGCCAACCTCGCGATGCACGACGGCGCCGAGCTAGGCAAAGCCATCGCCGCCCACCGAGGCAACGTCGAAAGCGCACTCGCCCAGTACGAGGAATCGATGTTCACCCGAAGCTCGAAAGCCGCGGCCGAGGCCGCGATCACCCACGCGCTCTGCTTCGACGACGCCAACGCGCCGCACGGTCTGATCGCCTTCTTGAGCGGAGCCTAA
- a CDS encoding serpin family protein yields the protein MTIRRLAPLVASLLGVGAAHCNSNPPPESQTPSTAQPQPPAEPIATAPTPAPSASTMPSASDTPASSATSPEIVTRFAHDSNLFGFDLYQRVRTQKGNIAVSSASITTALTMTWAGAKGDTADQMRKVLHLEGTPQEVLQSAGKLSSALQEPARPIKFRIANRLFGEKTFKFESPFLESTKAAFGAPLEGVDFIKAPEPARVRINTWVEEQTEKRIKDLIPAGVIKTDARLVLVNAIYFLGDWNTPFDKERTKPAAFQLSATSKKDVPTMRREDRLRFVQQDGLKALEIGYKGGQMSMLFVLPDKVDGVEALEKSLDNGKIADLVSALQPQTVNVTLPRFEINPTASLALGERLQEMGMPLAFDRRKADFTGIANPPSPQDRLYISDVFHKAFVKVDEKGTEAAAATAVVMMRATAMPMPEKVAQFHADHPFLFFIRDNATGMILFNGRVSDPSAK from the coding sequence ATGACCATCCGCCGTCTCGCCCCGCTCGTTGCGTCTCTACTCGGAGTGGGCGCCGCGCACTGCAATTCGAACCCCCCGCCGGAATCGCAGACGCCGTCCACCGCGCAACCCCAGCCTCCCGCCGAGCCGATCGCCACGGCGCCCACCCCAGCCCCGAGCGCGAGCACCATGCCCTCTGCCAGCGACACGCCGGCTTCGTCGGCGACCTCCCCGGAAATCGTCACGCGCTTCGCGCACGACAGCAACTTGTTCGGCTTCGACCTGTACCAGCGCGTGCGCACCCAGAAGGGCAACATCGCCGTCTCGTCGGCGAGCATCACCACCGCGCTGACGATGACGTGGGCCGGCGCCAAGGGGGATACGGCCGACCAAATGCGCAAGGTGCTTCACCTCGAGGGCACGCCGCAGGAGGTGCTGCAGTCGGCGGGCAAGCTTTCCAGCGCGTTGCAGGAGCCGGCGCGGCCCATCAAGTTCCGCATCGCGAACCGGCTCTTCGGAGAGAAGACCTTCAAGTTCGAATCGCCGTTCCTCGAATCCACCAAAGCGGCCTTCGGCGCGCCGCTCGAAGGGGTCGATTTCATCAAGGCGCCCGAGCCAGCGCGCGTGCGCATCAACACGTGGGTCGAGGAGCAAACGGAAAAGCGCATCAAAGATCTCATCCCGGCCGGGGTCATCAAGACGGATGCGCGTCTCGTGTTGGTCAATGCGATCTACTTCCTCGGCGATTGGAACACGCCCTTCGACAAGGAAAGGACGAAGCCGGCGGCCTTCCAATTGAGCGCCACGTCGAAGAAGGACGTGCCCACCATGCGGCGCGAAGATCGTCTGCGCTTCGTGCAGCAGGACGGGCTGAAGGCGCTGGAGATTGGCTACAAGGGCGGGCAAATGTCCATGCTCTTCGTGCTGCCCGACAAGGTCGATGGGGTGGAGGCGCTCGAGAAGTCACTCGACAATGGCAAGATTGCCGACCTGGTGTCGGCGCTCCAACCGCAAACCGTGAATGTGACGTTGCCGAGGTTCGAGATCAATCCCACGGCGTCGCTCGCCTTGGGGGAGCGGCTGCAAGAGATGGGGATGCCGCTCGCTTTCGATCGTCGCAAGGCGGACTTCACCGGCATCGCCAACCCGCCGTCGCCGCAGGATCGGCTGTACATCTCCGACGTGTTCCACAAAGCGTTCGTGAAGGTCGACGAAAAGGGAACCGAGGCGGCGGCCGCAACGGCGGTGGTGATGATGCGCGCTACGGCGATGCCCATGCCCGAAAAGGTCGCGCAATTTCATGCGGATCACCCGTTCTTGTTCTTCATCCGCGACAATGCGACAGGCATGATTCTCTTCAACGGGCGGGTGTCCGACCCGTCGGCGAAGTGA
- the ugpC gene encoding sn-glycerol-3-phosphate ABC transporter ATP-binding protein UgpC: MSKVSYQKATRIYPGGTRPAVNALDLEIGAGEFLVLVGPSGCGKSTALRMLAGLEDIDSGAIHIGDRDVTHLPPKERDIAMVFQNYALYPHMTVAENMGFALKIAGVAKEEIAKRVREAAKILSLEEYLERKPKALSGGQRQRVAMGRAIVRQPKVFLMDEPLSNLDAKLRVQTRTQIASLQRRLGVTTVYVTHDQVEAMTMGDRVAVLKDGVLQQCDTPRAMYERPANVFVAGFIGSPAMNLLDVPFEDTFVRVGSHQLALPPHVLAAAKTEKNGEITIGIRPESFELLSAAPQAGPGAPQSEGLPVTVNVVEELGADAYLYGSVELPDGQHDIVARVDARKPPRRGEKVHLSVRTDETHVFSSKTGERLAAPQ, translated from the coding sequence ATGTCCAAGGTCAGCTACCAAAAGGCCACGCGAATCTATCCCGGCGGTACGCGCCCAGCGGTCAATGCGCTGGATCTCGAGATAGGTGCCGGCGAATTCCTGGTGTTGGTCGGCCCCTCGGGCTGCGGCAAGTCCACGGCGCTGCGGATGCTCGCCGGGCTCGAGGACATCGACTCGGGGGCCATCCACATCGGCGATCGCGATGTCACGCACCTGCCCCCGAAGGAGCGGGACATCGCCATGGTGTTCCAGAACTACGCGCTCTATCCGCACATGACCGTCGCCGAGAACATGGGCTTCGCGCTCAAGATCGCCGGCGTTGCCAAAGAGGAGATCGCGAAGCGCGTCCGCGAGGCGGCGAAGATCCTCAGCCTCGAGGAATACCTGGAGCGCAAACCGAAGGCGCTCTCCGGCGGGCAACGGCAACGCGTCGCCATGGGGCGCGCCATCGTGCGCCAGCCCAAGGTGTTCCTGATGGACGAGCCGCTCAGCAACCTCGATGCGAAATTGCGCGTGCAAACGCGCACGCAGATTGCGTCGCTCCAGCGAAGGCTCGGCGTCACTACCGTCTACGTCACCCACGACCAGGTGGAGGCGATGACCATGGGCGATCGCGTGGCCGTCCTCAAGGACGGCGTGCTCCAGCAGTGCGACACGCCACGCGCGATGTACGAGCGGCCCGCCAACGTCTTCGTGGCCGGCTTCATCGGCTCGCCGGCGATGAACTTGCTCGACGTGCCCTTCGAGGACACCTTCGTGCGCGTGGGCAGCCACCAACTGGCGCTGCCCCCGCATGTCCTCGCCGCCGCCAAGACCGAGAAGAACGGCGAGATCACCATCGGCATCCGCCCCGAATCGTTCGAACTTTTGAGTGCGGCCCCCCAAGCCGGGCCTGGGGCACCGCAATCCGAGGGGCTGCCCGTCACCGTCAACGTCGTCGAGGAGCTCGGCGCCGATGCGTACCTCTATGGCAGCGTCGAGCTGCCGGATGGGCAGCACGACATCGTGGCCCGGGTCGATGCACGCAAACCACCGCGCCGCGGCGAGAAGGTGCACCTGTCGGTCCGCACCGACGAGACGCACGTCTTCTCGAGCAAGACCGGCGAACGCCTCGCCGCACCTCAGTAA
- a CDS encoding cation diffusion facilitator family transporter, whose product MSDQEHSTKHILQSLFVNLVIAATKGVVAVFTKSGAMLAEAIHSGADCLNQLLLLVGVKQARQKPDALHPLGYGRVAYFWSFLVALMLFTGGGVFSIYEGIHKIHEPEAVERVWLGVAILVFSLLLEGWSTFSNIRDLNEKRGATPFFEYLRTTKDADLVVIFGENSAASLGLIFALGALVLAAVTGDGRWDGVGSLLVGLVLVAVAVFLAVEVKSLLIGESADPDVEKAVRQVVSEMEELERILSLITLQQGQGEVLVAVKLAFAYKMDIDAACGTINAFEARLRHLRPEVRWCFVEPDIPRVISSRSAEKSVTASV is encoded by the coding sequence ATGTCGGACCAAGAGCACTCGACCAAGCACATTTTGCAATCGTTGTTCGTCAATCTGGTCATTGCGGCCACCAAAGGTGTGGTGGCGGTGTTCACCAAGTCGGGCGCCATGCTCGCAGAGGCCATCCATTCGGGGGCGGATTGCCTCAATCAATTGCTCCTTCTCGTTGGGGTCAAACAGGCCAGGCAGAAGCCCGATGCGCTGCATCCGCTCGGCTATGGCCGGGTGGCGTATTTCTGGTCCTTCCTCGTCGCGCTCATGCTCTTCACGGGCGGCGGCGTCTTTTCCATTTACGAGGGCATTCACAAGATCCACGAGCCCGAGGCGGTGGAGCGCGTGTGGCTCGGAGTCGCCATTCTCGTGTTCTCGCTCTTGCTCGAAGGCTGGTCCACCTTCTCGAACATTCGCGATCTCAACGAAAAACGTGGCGCCACTCCCTTCTTCGAATACCTGCGCACCACCAAAGACGCGGACCTCGTGGTCATCTTCGGAGAAAACTCCGCTGCCTCGTTGGGCCTCATCTTCGCCCTGGGGGCCCTGGTTCTCGCGGCGGTGACCGGCGATGGACGGTGGGACGGCGTGGGGAGCCTTTTGGTCGGCCTGGTCCTCGTGGCCGTGGCGGTCTTCCTGGCGGTGGAGGTCAAGTCGCTCTTGATTGGCGAATCGGCCGATCCCGATGTGGAAAAGGCCGTGCGCCAGGTCGTCTCCGAAATGGAGGAACTCGAGCGCATCTTGTCGCTCATCACCTTGCAACAAGGGCAGGGCGAAGTGCTCGTCGCCGTCAAATTGGCATTTGCCTACAAAATGGATATCGACGCAGCCTGCGGCACCATCAATGCCTTCGAGGCGCGCCTCCGCCACTTGCGCCCCGAGGTGCGATGGTGCTTCGTCGAGCCGGACATCCCCCGCGTCATCTCCTCGCGGAGCGCGGAGAAATCCGTCACCGCTTCGGTGTAA
- a CDS encoding DUF4442 domain-containing protein: MSSATDATDVPRLLRYFRMLEPLPLGLGKRIFSEGFKLAAPYFRTIPAVVDSVRPGEVRVHMDDRRRVRNHLGTVHAIALCNLAELAMGAVAEATIPVSHRWIPKSMQTEYLAKAKGRMQATATLDLPSPLGDKQGIEVPVRVTDPSGKEVFVARIQIWVTPKR; encoded by the coding sequence ATGTCTAGCGCAACCGACGCCACCGACGTGCCGCGCCTTCTTCGGTATTTCCGCATGCTCGAGCCGCTTCCCCTGGGTCTGGGCAAGCGGATCTTCTCGGAGGGCTTCAAGCTGGCGGCGCCCTACTTTCGGACCATTCCCGCGGTCGTCGATTCCGTGCGCCCCGGCGAGGTGCGTGTGCACATGGACGACCGGCGCAGGGTGCGAAATCACCTCGGCACCGTGCACGCGATCGCCTTGTGCAACTTGGCGGAGCTGGCGATGGGCGCCGTGGCCGAGGCCACCATCCCGGTGTCACACCGGTGGATTCCGAAGAGCATGCAGACCGAATACCTGGCGAAGGCCAAGGGTCGCATGCAGGCCACGGCCACATTGGACCTGCCGTCGCCGCTGGGCGACAAGCAGGGCATCGAGGTGCCGGTGCGGGTGACGGATCCCTCCGGCAAGGAGGTCTTCGTCGCGCGCATCCAAATTTGGGTTACACCGAAGCGGTGA
- the rarD gene encoding EamA family transporter RarD, producing the protein MSELRKGVLFGICAYTSWGLFPLFWPLLKPAAAFEILAHRIVWSLVVMAILMARLRSLKWLRAIGMYRFRLLALAAGLVSVNWLTYIWAVNSHHVVETALGYFINPLVSVLLGVFFLGERVRRAQWAALGIAAIAVVVLTIDYGRLPWIALSLAFSFGLYGFVKKKAGVGALESLTVETGLLFLPALGYLLYVENTGHGTFGHVSGTKDLLLASCGILTAIPLLWFAAAANRVPLTSIGLLQYIAPTLQFLCGVVVMREEMPASRWMGFGLVWVGLAVFALESVFHRRRQMRQLKCATAAIPPGSRPA; encoded by the coding sequence ATGAGTGAGCTTCGCAAAGGGGTCTTGTTCGGGATCTGCGCATACACATCCTGGGGCCTCTTCCCACTCTTCTGGCCGCTTCTCAAACCGGCCGCGGCCTTCGAGATCCTCGCCCACCGCATCGTCTGGTCGCTGGTCGTCATGGCCATCCTCATGGCCCGCCTGCGCAGCCTGAAATGGCTTCGCGCCATCGGGATGTACCGGTTCCGTCTGCTGGCGCTTGCGGCGGGGCTCGTCTCGGTCAATTGGCTCACGTACATCTGGGCGGTGAACAGCCACCACGTCGTCGAGACGGCGTTGGGCTACTTCATCAACCCGCTGGTGTCCGTTCTGCTCGGCGTCTTCTTCCTCGGTGAGCGCGTGCGCCGTGCCCAGTGGGCCGCGTTGGGCATCGCGGCCATCGCGGTGGTCGTCCTCACCATCGACTACGGCCGCTTGCCCTGGATTGCGCTTTCCTTGGCCTTCTCGTTCGGCCTCTATGGCTTCGTCAAGAAGAAGGCCGGCGTGGGGGCGCTCGAGAGCCTCACCGTCGAAACCGGGCTGCTCTTTCTCCCGGCCCTGGGCTACCTCCTCTACGTCGAGAACACGGGCCACGGCACCTTCGGCCACGTTTCCGGCACCAAAGATCTCCTTCTGGCTTCGTGCGGCATCCTCACGGCCATCCCGCTTCTCTGGTTCGCCGCGGCGGCCAACCGCGTGCCCCTCACGTCGATCGGCCTCCTGCAGTACATCGCGCCCACGTTGCAGTTTCTCTGCGGGGTCGTCGTGATGCGCGAGGAGATGCCGGCGTCACGCTGGATGGGGTTCGGCCTGGTTTGGGTCGGCCTTGCGGTGTTCGCCCTCGAATCGGTCTTTCACCGCCGCCGCCAAATGCGGCAGTTGAAGTGTGCGACGGCGGCGATCCCACCGGGATCCCGCCCCGCGTAA
- a CDS encoding TetR family transcriptional regulator, whose product MAKATRGSERREDALSRERIVEAAIALLDAEGENGLTFRALATRLTTGPGALYWHIANKSELLVAATDAVVARATGEVLVSASPHDAIRKIAVGVFDTIDAHPWVGAQLSRAPWETATLQIFERIGRQVQALGVAGAAQFTAASALLSYILGVSIQNAANARLFDPAVNRADFLETTSARWKALDAHEYPFTRTVATQMREHDDLAEFLAGIDLILIGVTASRSRGTTRE is encoded by the coding sequence ATGGCCAAGGCAACGCGCGGGTCGGAACGGCGTGAGGACGCGCTCTCCCGCGAGCGGATCGTCGAAGCGGCGATCGCGCTACTCGATGCAGAGGGCGAGAACGGATTGACCTTCCGTGCGCTCGCCACGCGGCTGACGACGGGCCCCGGCGCGCTCTATTGGCACATCGCGAACAAGAGCGAGCTACTCGTCGCCGCCACCGACGCCGTCGTCGCCCGCGCGACGGGAGAAGTCCTCGTTTCCGCTTCGCCGCACGACGCGATCCGAAAGATCGCCGTCGGCGTGTTCGACACCATCGATGCGCATCCATGGGTGGGCGCACAGCTTTCTCGCGCCCCGTGGGAGACCGCGACCTTGCAGATCTTCGAGCGCATCGGGCGCCAAGTGCAAGCGCTGGGGGTAGCCGGCGCCGCCCAGTTCACCGCGGCGTCGGCGCTTCTGAGCTACATCCTCGGCGTGAGCATCCAGAATGCCGCGAACGCCCGCTTGTTCGATCCCGCCGTGAACCGCGCCGACTTTCTCGAGACGACGTCGGCCCGGTGGAAGGCGCTCGACGCCCACGAGTATCCATTCACGCGGACCGTCGCCACCCAAATGCGCGAACACGACGACCTCGCCGAGTTCCTCGCCGGCATCGATCTCATCCTCATTGGGGTCACGGCTTCTCGCTCACGAGGCACGACGAGGGAGTAG
- a CDS encoding protein kinase, producing MGETVGSYRLIRLLGEGSAGVVYLGEHPLVGARVAIKILHEYCADSPDMLERFINEAKAANVIQSPHIVRCVDFGTLPDGGSHYAVMEYLEGQTLEQLLARRGVLEVRHAAEVCRQIAVGMAGAHAAGIIHRDLKPANAFVQFDTGGMPFVRILDFGIAKLTESSWRGGGVESLPLPKATLTGTVMGTPLYCSPEQADGKSVTTASDIYSLGAMAYELVTGRAPIEGDNLVQIFVRKSTVEPVPIQELCADLPPEFAELVMQMLARAPEGRPASMDDVAQRLEAILQKIPASLRTAPPVSPVNPSLNATLASAALPQLPLVATPRPSAVSSVPVVRPSRFRWGPWGLAAALTLGIAAFAMHGTYRADAPGSSAPSSSPSAIVRAPELAPSFVAAAIDTSEPAPAPAPIPVESLAVAPRPSARRPAAHKAPTPPPAASESARPVVVAPPVNSAGKLVNPFD from the coding sequence GTGGGCGAAACCGTGGGCAGCTATCGGCTCATCCGTCTTTTGGGCGAGGGGAGCGCGGGCGTGGTGTACCTCGGCGAGCATCCGCTCGTCGGCGCGCGCGTGGCGATCAAGATCCTCCACGAGTACTGCGCAGACTCGCCGGACATGCTCGAGCGCTTCATCAACGAGGCCAAAGCGGCCAACGTGATTCAGAGCCCGCACATCGTCCGCTGCGTCGACTTCGGTACCCTTCCCGATGGGGGAAGCCACTACGCCGTGATGGAGTACCTCGAGGGGCAGACCCTCGAGCAGTTGCTCGCCCGGCGCGGGGTGCTCGAAGTTCGGCATGCGGCCGAAGTATGCCGGCAAATTGCCGTGGGCATGGCGGGTGCGCATGCAGCGGGAATCATCCATCGCGATCTCAAGCCCGCCAACGCGTTCGTTCAGTTCGACACGGGCGGCATGCCGTTCGTGCGCATTCTGGATTTCGGCATCGCCAAGTTGACGGAGTCGAGTTGGCGCGGCGGCGGCGTGGAATCGTTGCCGCTGCCCAAAGCGACGCTCACCGGCACCGTGATGGGGACGCCGCTGTATTGCTCGCCGGAGCAGGCGGACGGCAAATCGGTGACGACCGCCAGCGACATCTATTCGCTGGGCGCGATGGCCTACGAGCTGGTCACCGGCCGTGCGCCCATCGAGGGCGATAACCTCGTGCAGATCTTCGTGCGCAAGTCCACCGTGGAGCCGGTGCCGATTCAGGAGCTCTGTGCGGATCTGCCGCCGGAGTTCGCGGAGCTCGTCATGCAGATGCTCGCGCGTGCGCCGGAAGGGCGGCCTGCATCCATGGACGACGTTGCGCAGCGGCTCGAGGCCATCTTGCAAAAGATTCCGGCCTCGTTGCGAACGGCGCCGCCGGTGTCACCAGTGAATCCGTCGTTGAACGCGACACTCGCGAGTGCGGCGCTTCCGCAGCTTCCGTTGGTGGCCACGCCGCGGCCGAGCGCCGTCTCGTCCGTACCGGTGGTTCGTCCATCGCGATTTCGGTGGGGGCCGTGGGGTCTCGCGGCGGCGTTGACCCTGGGGATTGCGGCCTTTGCGATGCATGGGACGTATCGCGCCGATGCTCCGGGCTCGTCGGCGCCGTCGAGTTCACCGAGCGCGATTGTGCGCGCGCCCGAGTTGGCCCCCTCGTTCGTGGCGGCGGCGATCGACACGTCCGAGCCTGCGCCTGCGCCTGCGCCGATTCCCGTGGAATCGCTGGCCGTTGCGCCTCGGCCGAGTGCACGGCGACCGGCCGCGCACAAAGCACCGACACCGCCGCCCGCCGCCTCCGAAAGCGCGCGACCCGTGGTTGTTGCCCCGCCGGTGAATTCGGCGGGCAAGCTCGTCAATCCTTTCGACTGA
- a CDS encoding tetratricopeptide repeat protein gives MKARLWSCVVTLVLFSWGLLGCASEGRPPHVPPTLIPPSRGGAAWVEITSKHFRLLTDAPTEVARETSTELERYYGALEDSAFRGPDRVRARVAVVQFWHEDDFRAITGTRVGWYTQSEHPLDLDPSTTLVFYGPFVESSRRMVLHELTHRFLARSVGGLPPFLEEGIAQYYSTLRLDWGSVHLGEALPLGSVARGIVEDMDQRVGSAWRQTSMSGPMPDFITVATDSLPPISTIMSLDRHAFLGGDAPLGESMRTAVANSLAAWAFVHMLHFGPQSYRTAYDTFIHDVLNGRAARQAWADAFRLVPEAALERDFHAYMKKKELTAARYPFTPRPLDPVEARRTLPESEIHVLWARLRMSNAASFSVMFDDSDDLRVEQQRREEAAAKDLDDAIAIDPQSAEARFWRGLFLSRRRNFVRAGDDLHVALGMAPDEPRFHLGLAATLFEATRVKPDDASLRELATEVAWLQEHAAGAYELDFLARYHQRVGAKDEALQFAQNAIRTDPTCRRCLNTYANVLYAQGHVKEAVAAKRRSMDLAPDVVLPFRTVEELRCFEKRPTPSSCLVSEKP, from the coding sequence ATGAAGGCGCGTCTCTGGTCGTGCGTGGTTACGCTCGTGCTGTTCTCGTGGGGGCTGTTGGGTTGTGCCAGTGAAGGGAGGCCTCCCCATGTACCGCCGACGCTCATACCGCCGAGCCGCGGCGGGGCGGCCTGGGTAGAAATCACCTCGAAGCATTTTCGTTTGCTGACGGACGCACCGACGGAGGTCGCGCGTGAGACGTCGACGGAACTCGAGAGGTACTACGGGGCGCTCGAGGACAGCGCCTTCCGCGGCCCCGATCGCGTTCGCGCACGCGTTGCCGTGGTGCAGTTCTGGCACGAAGACGACTTTCGCGCGATCACGGGGACCCGGGTCGGCTGGTACACGCAGTCCGAGCACCCGCTCGATCTGGACCCATCGACAACGCTGGTCTTTTACGGTCCCTTCGTCGAGTCCTCGCGCCGGATGGTGCTGCACGAACTGACGCATCGTTTTCTCGCGCGGAGCGTGGGAGGGCTTCCTCCGTTTCTCGAAGAAGGCATCGCCCAGTACTATTCGACGCTGCGGCTCGATTGGGGGTCCGTTCATCTCGGCGAGGCGCTTCCACTGGGGTCGGTCGCTCGAGGCATTGTCGAGGACATGGATCAGCGGGTTGGGAGCGCATGGCGACAGACGTCGATGAGCGGCCCCATGCCGGACTTCATCACCGTCGCCACGGATTCGCTCCCGCCGATCTCGACCATCATGAGCTTGGATCGCCACGCCTTTCTCGGCGGCGACGCCCCCCTCGGTGAAAGCATGCGAACCGCGGTCGCGAACTCCCTCGCGGCCTGGGCATTCGTGCACATGCTGCACTTCGGTCCCCAGAGCTACCGAACCGCCTACGATACGTTCATCCACGACGTGTTGAACGGGAGGGCAGCACGGCAGGCTTGGGCCGATGCCTTTCGCCTGGTGCCCGAAGCGGCACTCGAACGCGACTTTCACGCGTACATGAAGAAGAAGGAACTTACGGCGGCGCGCTATCCGTTCACGCCGCGCCCGTTGGACCCCGTCGAGGCTCGCCGGACACTGCCCGAATCAGAGATCCATGTTCTCTGGGCGCGACTTCGAATGAGCAACGCGGCTTCCTTCTCGGTCATGTTCGACGATTCGGACGACCTTCGCGTCGAACAACAGCGACGTGAGGAGGCAGCCGCCAAGGACTTGGACGACGCGATCGCCATCGATCCGCAGTCCGCGGAAGCGCGCTTTTGGCGTGGACTCTTCTTGTCGCGGCGGAGGAACTTCGTACGCGCGGGCGACGACTTGCACGTGGCTCTGGGGATGGCTCCCGACGAGCCTAGGTTTCATCTCGGCCTGGCCGCGACGCTGTTCGAAGCCACGCGGGTAAAGCCGGACGACGCCAGCTTGCGCGAATTGGCCACGGAGGTGGCATGGTTGCAGGAACACGCAGCAGGTGCGTACGAGCTCGATTTTCTCGCGCGCTATCACCAGCGCGTCGGCGCCAAGGACGAAGCGCTGCAGTTCGCGCAGAACGCGATTCGAACGGATCCGACGTGCCGGCGTTGTTTGAATACGTACGCGAACGTGCTCTACGCGCAGGGCCACGTGAAGGAAGCCGTGGCGGCGAAACGACGATCCATGGACCTCGCACCCGACGTGGTGCTCCCGTTTCGCACCGTCGAGGAGCTCCGCTGCTTCGAAAAGAGGCCTACTCCCTCGTCGTGCCTCGTGAGCGAGAAGCCGTGA
- a CDS encoding crotonase/enoyl-CoA hydratase family protein: MTDTPNDRAGLPVRVGIEGELAFVTLSRPDKHNGIDFPTLKHLVAAAESLRKNRDVRAVILHGDGPSFCAGLDFKSVLSQPLQLATGFARLWSPTANLFQRATLVWRDLGIPVIAAIHGSCFGGGFQLALGADFRFATADAKISVMESKWGLIPDMGGTVTLRELVPIDVAKELTMTGRIVSGIEAKSLGLVTHVSEAPLEDAKKLAAEIAARSPDAVAAAKALLQHAWNGGEGEALSWERRFQRRLVGSKNQRIALKSGLEKRAIPFLPRTRR, encoded by the coding sequence ATGACGGACACCCCGAACGACCGCGCTGGCCTGCCCGTGCGCGTCGGCATTGAAGGCGAGCTCGCATTCGTGACGCTGTCACGCCCCGACAAGCACAACGGCATCGACTTTCCAACCTTGAAGCACCTCGTCGCGGCCGCCGAGTCGCTTCGGAAAAACCGTGACGTCCGCGCGGTCATCCTCCACGGCGACGGCCCCTCGTTTTGCGCTGGGCTCGATTTCAAATCCGTCCTCTCGCAGCCGCTCCAACTGGCCACCGGCTTTGCGCGATTGTGGTCCCCCACGGCAAACCTCTTCCAGCGCGCCACACTCGTCTGGCGCGATCTCGGCATCCCGGTCATCGCCGCGATCCACGGTTCGTGCTTCGGCGGTGGCTTTCAGCTCGCCCTCGGCGCGGATTTTCGATTCGCCACGGCCGACGCCAAGATTTCCGTGATGGAATCGAAGTGGGGCCTCATCCCCGACATGGGCGGGACCGTCACCTTGCGCGAGCTCGTGCCCATCGACGTCGCCAAAGAGCTCACCATGACCGGGCGCATCGTCAGCGGCATCGAGGCCAAGTCGCTCGGCCTCGTCACCCACGTCAGCGAGGCACCGCTCGAGGACGCGAAGAAACTCGCCGCCGAAATCGCTGCCCGCTCGCCGGATGCCGTCGCCGCCGCCAAGGCATTGTTGCAACATGCATGGAATGGCGGGGAAGGCGAGGCGCTGTCGTGGGAACGCCGCTTCCAACGGCGCCTGGTCGGCTCGAAGAATCAGCGCATCGCCTTGAAATCCGGCTTGGAGAAGCGCGCCATCCCGTTCCTTCCGCGCACGCGCCGCTAG